TTGATGAATGAAAATCTTGATCCGGAACGCGAAAGCCTCTCTCCTGCCGAACGGGACATCGAAAAAGTTTTACGCCCGCAGGCATTTGAAGATTTTACAGGTCAGCATAAAATTTTAGCTAACCTGCGCGTATTTGTGCAGGCGGCCCGCCAACGCGCCGAAGCACTGGATCATGTGCTACTGCACGGCCCTCCCGGCTTAGGGAAAACAACCCTATCGCACATCATCGCCAACGAAATGGGCGTTGGCATAAAAATAACATCGGGCCCTGTTTTGGATAAACCCGGCGACCTTGCCGGCCTGTTAACCAACCTGGAAACAGGCGACATACTTTTTATTGATGAAATACACCGTTTAAGCCCCCTGGTTGAAGAGTATTTATACTCGGCAATGGAGGATTTTAAAATAGATATAATGCTGGAGAGCGGCCCAAATGCCCGTTCGGTGCAAATATCACTTAACCCTTTTACCCTGGTAGGCGCTACCACACGGTCTGGCCTGCTTACCGCGCCCTTAAGGGCAAGGTTTGGTATAAACAGCCGCCTGGAGTATTATGATGCCAAACTGCTAACCACAATTGTACTGCGCTCGGCATCTATATTAAAAACGCCTATAAGCGACGAGGGCGCTTATGAAATTGCACGCCGCAGCCGTGGCA
This portion of the Inquilinus sp. KBS0705 genome encodes:
- the ruvB gene encoding Holliday junction branch migration DNA helicase RuvB, whose amino-acid sequence is MNENLDPERESLSPAERDIEKVLRPQAFEDFTGQHKILANLRVFVQAARQRAEALDHVLLHGPPGLGKTTLSHIIANEMGVGIKITSGPVLDKPGDLAGLLTNLETGDILFIDEIHRLSPLVEEYLYSAMEDFKIDIMLESGPNARSVQISLNPFTLVGATTRSGLLTAPLRARFGINSRLEYYDAKLLTTIVLRSASILKTPISDEGAYEIARRSRGTPRIANALLRRTRDFAQIKGDGRIDTAIAQYALNALNVDEHGLDEMDNKILTTIIDKFKGGPVGLKTIATAVGEDEGTIEEVYEPFLIQEGFLMRTARGREATESAYRHLGKIKLGGNPSLF